In Gouania willdenowi chromosome 15, fGouWil2.1, whole genome shotgun sequence, one DNA window encodes the following:
- the pwwp2b gene encoding PWWP domain-containing protein 2B isoform X2, whose product MEAAAEQLRAGSRLPVTVDQIVNDTLVVTLTHRERSYTGILLDCSKKTGLFCLPNFTAKLEDCLLPKSACEVPPVLSDDLVSEYPNLASCEPKDDNILPENGAPDTPPFPVPTPVPSGQTSYPPYFDGAPFPQPLWVRHSYSQWVPQPPPRPIKRKKRRTREPGRMTMSTIRLRPRQVLCEKCKNTLNSDEDSKDGMSKPSRKENSVQSDDDGDDKETPSKLLKKEDVVLVSKDTKRRENGPSLDSKRLRKDKRAEGDGEKYSGGEIIPHSPVIKISYSTPQGKGEVMKIPSRVHGSVKPFCPKQLTQNGVGENGKAPSGPTKEQRHILDATRSGLTVSIPKLKLTRPFANVSQDSLSPKSCMRPPQREVEESIVEYEAELVGGTKRRSSRAPAPCVPHSEDSGEGKNSLELWSGSSGEEAERGHSDLTLLINFRKRKADSSSLSVCSSDSLDESKSFSSDGTSPELCDLAPGEDLSVTSSSLPSRDNCKTVPPLTVRLHTRSMTKCVTEEGHAVAVGDIVWGKIHGFPWWPARVLSISGIRKQETASCEAQWPQAKVAWFGSPTTSQLSVAKLSPFREFFRSRFNRKKKGMYRRAILEAAKAVGHVGPEITSLLSHCDT is encoded by the exons ATGGAGGCTGCGGCCGAGCAGCTGCGGGCCGGCTCTCGGCTACCTGTCACTGTCGATCAAATTGTGAACGACACACTGGTCGTGACACTGACTCATCGAGAAAGAAGCTACACAGGGATATTGCTCGACTGCAGTAAGAA GACTGGGCTGTTTTGTTTACCGAACTTTACAGCCAAACTCGAGGACTGTCTATTACCAAAATCGGCTTGTGAGGTCCCACCAGTTTTGAGTGATGATCTGGTTTCTGAATATCCTAACCTAGCTTCATGTGAACCAAAGGATGACAACATTCTCCCCGAAAATGGTGCACCTGATACACCTCCTTTTCCAGTACCCACACCAGTGCCATCTGGACAGACATCTTATCCACCTTATTTTGATGGAGCCCCCTTCCCTCAGCCCCTATGGGTACGCCACTCCTACAGCCAATGGGTACCTCAACCTCCACCACGgccaataaaaagaaagaagcgGCGAACACGAGAGCCCGGCCGTATGACTATGAGCACCATTCGTTTGCGGCCTCGGCAGGTACTCTGTGAAAAgtgcaaaaacacactgaatagTGATGAAGACAGCAAAGACGGTATGAGCAAGCCATCAAGAAAAGAGAATTCTGTACAAAGTGATGATGACGGCGATGACAAGGAAACACCATCCAAATTGTTAAAGAAAGAGGACGTTGTTCTTGTTTCTAAGGACACTAAAAGACGGGAAAATGGCCCCAGCCTGGACAGCAAACGTCTCCGAAAGGACAAAAGGGCAGAGGGTGATGGGGAGAAGTATTCTGGAGGTGAAATTATTCCCCACAGCCCTGTTATAAAGATATCCTATAGCACTCCACAGGGCAAGGGGGAAGTGATGAAAATCCCCTCGCGTGTCCATGGGTCAGTCAAGCCCTTCTGTCCCAAACAGCTGACACAGAATGGTGTGGGAGAAAATGGCAAAGCACCCTCAGGCCCTACAAAAGAACAGCGTCACATTCTGGATGCCACAAGGTCTGGCCTCACTGTGTCCATTCCTAAACTCAAACTAACAAGACCTTTTGCAAATGTGTCTCAGGATTCTCTCTCTCCAAAGAGTTGCATGAGACCCCCTCAGAGGGAGGTTGAGGAGAGTATAGTTGAGTATGAGGCAGAACTTGTTGGAGGCACAAAAAGACGAAGCTCAAGGGCACCTGCGCCATGCGTCCCCCATTCTGAGGACTCGGGTGAAGGCAAGAACTCTCTTGAGTTGTGGTCAGGAAGTTCAGGAGAGGAGGCAGAGCGGGGCCACAGTGACCTAACCTTATTAATTAATTTCCGGAAGCGCAAAGCGGATTCTTCTAGCCTGTCAGTGTGCAGCAGTGATAGTTTAGATGAGTCCAAGTCCTTTAGTTCTGATGGCACTTCACCTGAACTGTGTGACCTGGCACCTGGTGAGGATCTTTCTGTGACATCATCTTCCTTACCTTCTCGGGATAATTGCAAAACTGTTCCACCACTCACGGTGCGCCTTCACACCCGCAGTATGACAAAGTGTGTGACTGAGGAGGGCCACGCTGTGGCTGTAGGAGACATTGTTTGGGGTAAAATTCACGGCTTCCCCTGGTGGCCGGCCCGTGTCCTCAGTATCAGTGGTATCCGCAAGCAGGAGACTGCTAGCTGTGAGGCCCAATGGCCCCAAGCGAAGGTGGCATGGTTCGGCTCACCTACCACTTCCCAACTGTCTGTTGCCAAACTGTCCCCCTTCAGGGAGTTTTTCAGGTCCCGCTTCAACCGCAAAAAGAAAGGGATGTACCGGAGAGCCATCCTGGAGGCAGCCAAGGCAGTGGGACACGTGGGCCCAGAGATTACTTCACTGCTTTCCCACTGCGACACGTAG